A section of the Ovis canadensis isolate MfBH-ARS-UI-01 breed Bighorn chromosome 1, ARS-UI_OviCan_v2, whole genome shotgun sequence genome encodes:
- the LOC138435917 gene encoding disintegrin and metalloproteinase domain-containing protein 30-like — MRSVRTCLSPGRSLVLAVLLVDSLGKDLLFHPEWGFDSYEITIPKKLSFRGGEQRAARHVSYLLQVKGKNRVLHLWPKRFLLPRNLQVFSFTEQGRLLEDHPYVPKDCNYMGLVEGNPDSEVTISTCMGGLRGILKIAANHYQIEPRKASSHFEHVVYLLEKEEEFPSDFCGLTNDETVEQMAQHENMALIPEFTNSYMHQKYLELALVFDNSRYLYLNSNLTQVISDAILLTSIADSYFQDVRMRIQLLAVEVWTDRNKIRLNFGQLSQVLGQFVRYRSRDLRLRIPADWAHLYVHKKFKDALAHHWGSVCSMMPSGSTSSVLDRNILGPATWTAHVLGHSVGMTHDYEYCQCEGRHSCIMGTGRTGFSNCSYAEFYSHVSSGLNCLNNLPGLGYVVKRCGNKIVEENEECDCGSGEECEEDWCCRPDCKFKEGASCSAGLCCHNCRFRPSGYMCRVEENECDLAEYCNGTSAFCPSDTYKQDGTPCKYRSRCVRKGCRSRTMQCQNIFGANALGAPHQCYDAVNVIGDQYGNCGILGVRKYEQCPKERSLCGRLQCINVETLPQMPDHTILISTHLHEENLMCWGIGYHLAMVPMGLPDLGMINDGTSCGKERVCFNRKCVNSSVLNFDCFPEKCNHRGVCNSNRNCHCLYGWAPPLCEEVGYGGSIDSGPPGPLRKNMPISLQVVILILMRLIFLIISVIVVFYRKIIGI, encoded by the coding sequence ATGAGGTCAGTGAGGACCTGCCTCTCCCCAGGCCGGTCGCTAGTCCTGGCGGTGCTCCTGGTTGACTCTCTTGGCAAGGATTTACTTTTTCACCCTGAGTGGGGCTTTGACTCCTATGAAATCACTATCCCCAAGAAGCTGAGCTTCCGTGGAGGGGAGCAGAGAGCGGCCAGGCACGTGTCCTACCTCCTGCAGGTAAAAGGCAAGAACCGTGTCCTCCATCTGTGGCCCAAGAGGTTTCTGTTGCCCCGGAATCTGCAGGTTTTCTCCTTCACAGAACAGGGGAGACTCTTGGAAGATCACCCTTATGTACCCAAGGACTGCAACTATATGGGCTTGGTAGAAGGAAATCCGGATTCTGAGGTTACCATAAGTACATGCATGGGAGGTCTCCGGGGCATCCTGAAAATTGCTGCCAATCATTACCAAATCGAGCCCCGCAAGGCTTCTTCCCATTTTGAGCACGTGGTgtatctcctggagaaagaggaggaatttccctctgatttctgtggcttaACTAATGATGAAACAGTAGAGCAGATGGCCCAGCATGAGAACATGGCTCTTATACCGGAATTTACTAATTCATATATGCACCAAAAGTACTTGGAATTAGCCCTGGTCTTTGATAATAGTAGGTATTTATATTTGAACTCCAATCTTACTCAAGTCATAAGTGATGCCATTCTTCTGACTTCAATTGCAGACTCTTACTTTCAAGATGTCCGTATGAGAATACAACTATTAGCTGTTGAAGTATGGACAGACAGAAACAAAATAAGACTTAATTTTGGACAGCTATCACAAGTTTTAGGCCAGTTTGTGCGGTACAGGTCACGTGACCTACGTCTTCGGATTCCAGCAGACTGGGCACACCTGTATGTTCACAAAAAGTTTAAGGATGCACTTGCTCATCACTGGGGAAGTGTATGTAGTATGATGCCTTCTGGATCTACAAGTTCTGTGCTAGATAGAAATATCCTTGGCCCTGCCACTTGGACTGCTCATGTTCTGGGCCATAGTGTGGGAATGACCCATGATTATGAATACTGCCAGTGTGAGGGTAGGCATAGTTGTATCATGGGCACTGGACGAACTGGGTTTAGTAATTGTAGTTATGCCGAATTTTATTCACATGTAAGTTCAGGATTAAACTGTCTAAATAATCTCCCAGGCTTAGGCTATGTGGTTAAGAGATGTGGAAACAAAATTGTGGAAGAGAATGAGGAATGTGACTGTGGTTCAGGAGAGGAGTGTGAAGAAGACTGGTGTTGTCGACCAGACTGTAAATTCAAAGAAGGAGCCAGCTGTAGTGCTGGACTTTGTTGTCATAACTGTCGATTTCGTCCATCTGGATACATGTGTCGGGTGGAAGAAAATGAATGTGACCTTGCGGAGTACTGCAATGGGACCTCAGCTTTCTGTCCAAGTGATACTTATAAGCAGGATGGAACCCCTTGCAAGTACAGGTCCCGTTGTGTCAGAAAGGGCTGCCGATCCAGGACTATGCAGTGCCAAAACATTTTTGGGGCTAATGCTTTGGGGGCTCCTCATCAGTGCTATGATGCAGTTAATGTAATAGGTGATCAATATGGGAACTGTGGTATTTTAGGAGTTCGTAAGTATGAGCAGTGTCCCAAAGAAAGATCCTtatgtggcaggctacagtgtatAAATGTCGAAACCCTCCCTCAGATGCCAGATCACACTATCCTAATATCCACTCACCTGCATGAAGAAAATCTCATGTGCTGGGGCATTGGCTATCATCTAGCCATGGTACCTATGGGGTTACCTGACCTGGGCATGATAAATGATGGTACCTCCTGTGGTAAGGAGCGGGTGTGTTTTAATAGAAAATGTGTGAATAGCTCAGTCCTGAATTTTGACTGTTTCCCTGAGAAGTGCAACCACCGAGGAGTCTGCAACAGTAACAGAAACTGCCACTGCCTGTATGGTTGGGCCCCTCCGCTGTGTGAGGAGGTAGGATATGGAGGAAGCATCGACAGTGGTCCTCCAGGACCGCTAAGGAAAAACATGCCCATCTCTCTTCAGGTTGTGATTCTTATATTAATGCgccttattttcttaattatctcAGTGATTGTTGTGTTTTACAGGAAAATCATAGGAATCTAA
- the LOC138435960 gene encoding disintegrin and metalloproteinase domain-containing protein 30-like, translated as MRSVRTCLSPGRSLVLAVLLVDSLGKDLLFHPEWSFDSYEITIPKKLSFRGGEQRAARHVSYLLQVKGKNRVLHLWPKRFLLPRNLQVFSFTEQGRLLEDHPYIPNDCNYMGLVEGNPDSEVTISTCMGGLQGILKIDANHYQIEPRKASSNFEHVVYLMKKEEEFPNQICGLTDDETVEQMAQHENIARTPDFTDLYRHQMYMEVALVFDNSRYLFSNSNLTQVINDAILLTSIMDSYFQDIRLRIHLFSVEVWTDNDKIRVNFSKIEQVLSQFLVYRTSVLNTRVSVDWVHLYLKRTFSDLLAQSGGHACSRFYAGSVSVFPDVNILAPATWSTHVLGHSVGMLHDEAFCQCKGRYSCIMGTGRYGFSNCSYAHYFAHIYRASNARCLTNLPGLGYVLERCGNKIVEENEECDCGSTEECEEDRCCQPDCKLKEGANCSTGLCCHNCQFRPSGYMCRVEENECDLAEYCNGTSGFCPSDTYKQDGTPCKYEAHCFKQSCRSRYMQCQKIFGLDAKDAPHQCYDAVNLLGDQYGNCGISGLRDFRKCTKRNSICGRLQCINVETLPQMPDHTILISTHLHEENLMCWGIGYHLAMVPMGLPDLGVINDGTSCGKERVCINRYCVNSSVLKFDCFPEKCNRRGVCNNNKNCHCMYGWAPPLCEEVGYGGSIDSGPPGPLRKEVSASFQVVILILTRLVFLIISVIVVFYRKIIES; from the coding sequence ATGAGGTCAGTGAGGACCTGCCTCTCCCCAGGCCGGTCGCTAGTCCTGGCGGTGCTCCTGGTTGACTCTCTTGGCAAGGATTTACTTTTTCACCCTGAGTGGAGCTTTGACTCCTATGAAATCACCATTCCCAAGAAGCTGAGCTTCCGTGGAGGGGAGCAGAGAGCGGCCAGGCACGTGTCCTACCTCCTGCAGGTAAAAGGCAAGAACCGTGTCCTTCATCTGTGGCCCAAGAGGTTTCTGTTGCCTCGGAATCTGCAGGTTTTCTCCTTCACAGAACAGGGGAGACTCTTGGAAGATCACCCTTATATACCCAACGACTGCAACTATATGGGCTTGGTTGAAGGAAATCCGGATTCTGAAGTTACCATAAGTACATGCATGGGAGGTCTCCAGGGCATCCTGAAAATTGATGCCAATCATTATCAAATTGAGCCCCGCAAGGCTTCTTCCAATTTTGAGCACGTGGTATATCTcatgaagaaagaggaggaattTCCTAATCAGATCTGTGGCTTAACTGATGATGAAACAGTAGAGCAGATGGCCCAGCATGAGAACATAGCTAGGACACCAGACTTCACTGACTTATATAGACATCAAATGTACATGGAAGTAGCACTGGTCTTTGATAACAGTAGGTATTTATTTTCAAACTCCAATCTTACTCAAGTCATAAATGATGCCATTCTTCTGACTTCTATCATGGACTCTTACTTCCAAGATATCCGTCTAAGAATACATCTATTTAGTGTTGAAGTATGGACAGATAATGACAAAATTAGAGTTAATTTTTCAAAGATAGAgcaagttttaagccagtttttggTATACCGAACAAGTGTACTAAATACTCGGGTTTCAGTAGATTGGGTACACCTATATCTTAAAAGAACTTTTTCAGATTTACTTGCACAGTCCGGGGGACATGCGTGTAGTCGGTTTTATGCTGGATCTGTAAGTGTTTTTCCAGATGTAAATATCCTTGCACCCGCTACTTGGTCCACTCATGTACTGGGACACAGTGTGGGAATGCTACATGATGAAGCATTCTGCCAATGTAAGGGAAGGTATAGCTGCATCATGGGTACTGGGCGATATGGGTTTAGTAATTGTAGTTATGCCCATTATTTTGCACACATATATAGAGCTTCAAATGCAAGGTGTCTAACTAATCTCCCAGGCCTAGGCTACGTGCTTGAGAGATGTGGAAACAAAATTGTGGAAGAGAATGAGGAATGTGATTGTGGTTCGACAGAGGAGTGTGAAGAAGACAGGTGTTGTCAACCAGATTGTAAACTCAAAGAAGGAGCCAACTGTAGCACTGGACTTTGTTGTCATAACTGTCAGTTTCGTCCGTCTGGATACATGTGTCGGGTGGAAGAAAATGAATGTGACCTTGCAGAGTATTGCAATGGGACCTCAGGTTTCTGTCCAAGTGATACTTATAAGCAGGATGGAACCCCTTGCAAGTACGAAGCCCATTGTTTCAAACAGAGTTGTCGATCCAGGTATATGCAGTGCCAAAAAATTTTTGGACTTGATGCCAAGGATGCTCCTCATCAGTGCTATGATGCAGTTAATTTATTAGGTGACCAATATGGGAACTGTGGGATTTCAGGGCTTCGTGATTTTAGAAAGTGTACCAAGCGAAATTCAAtatgtggcaggctacagtgcataaaTGTCGAAACTCTCCCTCAAATGCCAGATCACACTATCCTAATATCCACTCACCTGCATGAAGAAAATCTCATGTGCTGGGGCATTGGCTATCATCTAGCCATGGTACCTATGGGGTTACCTGACCTGGGCGTGATAAATGATGGTACCTCCTGTGGTAAGGAGCGGGTGTGTATTAATAGATACTGTGTGAATAGCTCAGTCCTGAAATTTGACTGTTTCCCTGAGAAGTGCAACCGCCGAGGAGTttgcaacaataacaaaaactgcCACTGCATGTATGGTTGGGCCCCTCCGCTGTGTGAGGAGGTAGGATATGGAGGAAGCATAGACAGTGGGCCTCCAGGACCGCTAAGGAAGGAGGTGTCTGCCTCATTTCAGGTTGTGATTCTTATATTAACACGCCTTGTTTTCTTAATTATCTCAGTGATTGTTGTGTTTTATAGGAAAATCATAGAAAGCTGa